The Frondihabitans australicus genome includes a region encoding these proteins:
- a CDS encoding cation diffusion facilitator family transporter gives MTSDAPSAPPAESTLTVLIALGANLLVAIAKTIASLLTGSASMIAESAHSWADTGNEIFLWIAERRGSRTRDDAHPLGYGKETYVWSMFAAFGLFTVGAVVSIFNGVSELTSTKPDTDYVVNYVVLGVSAILEGTSFLQALRQARGAATKRRIPVLRHVLDSSNPTLRAVFFEDSGALIGLLLAFLGILLHQLTGSAIFDALGSIAVGVLLGCVAVVLIDRNRRFLVGESPTPEVESAVLRRILEHPKVSRVTYLHTEFLGPGRLYLVAAIDLVGNEDEEHVAVALRRVEADIELNANVEEAVLTLATPDEASLQPTTPDAPREALG, from the coding sequence ATGACGTCTGACGCCCCCTCCGCTCCTCCGGCGGAGAGCACTCTCACCGTCCTCATCGCGCTCGGGGCGAACCTGCTCGTCGCCATCGCGAAGACGATCGCGTCGCTGCTCACCGGCTCGGCGTCGATGATCGCCGAGTCCGCCCACTCGTGGGCCGACACGGGCAACGAGATCTTCCTCTGGATCGCCGAGCGCCGCGGGTCGCGCACGCGCGACGACGCCCACCCCCTCGGCTACGGCAAAGAGACCTACGTGTGGTCGATGTTCGCGGCGTTCGGCCTCTTCACGGTCGGCGCCGTCGTGTCGATCTTCAACGGCGTGAGCGAGCTGACGTCGACGAAGCCCGACACCGACTACGTCGTCAACTACGTGGTGCTCGGGGTCTCCGCGATCCTCGAGGGCACGTCGTTCCTGCAGGCGCTGCGGCAGGCGCGGGGTGCCGCGACGAAGCGCAGGATCCCGGTGCTGCGCCACGTGCTCGACTCGTCGAACCCGACCCTCCGCGCCGTGTTCTTCGAGGACTCGGGCGCTCTGATCGGGCTTCTGTTGGCGTTCCTCGGGATCCTGCTGCACCAGCTCACCGGCTCGGCGATCTTCGACGCGCTCGGCTCGATCGCGGTCGGCGTGCTGCTCGGGTGCGTGGCGGTCGTGCTCATCGACCGCAACCGCCGCTTCCTCGTCGGGGAGAGCCCGACGCCCGAGGTCGAGTCGGCGGTGCTGCGCAGGATCCTGGAGCACCCGAAGGTCTCGCGGGTCACCTACCTGCACACCGAGTTCCTCGGCCCCGGGCGCCTCTACCTCGTGGCGGCGATCGACCTCGTCGGCAACGAGGACGAAGAGCACGTCGCCGTCGCCCTGCGCCGGGTCGAGGCCGACATCGAACTGAACGCGAACGTCGAGGAGGCCGTGCTCACGCTGGCGACGCCCGACGAGGCGAGCCTTCAGCCCACCACGCCGGACGCCCCGCGCGAGGCTCTGGGCTAG
- a CDS encoding bifunctional folylpolyglutamate synthase/dihydrofolate synthase — protein sequence MTDTPRRPGDYDGDDYDAFDDADESDETVDPGALPAVFGAAGDDLSDFPTLGDDDERDRDDRDDDKPLDESSPEDAAAAQRVWEELLARVGEQAPQPRLGATRRAVELLGDPQRSYPVIHITGTNGKTSTSRMIESILRAYGLRTGLMTSPHLVKVNERIVIDGRPISDAALAANWADIQPYLLMVDTELTAAAEQPLTYFEALTVLAFASFADAPVDVVVLEVGMGGEWDSTNVADGQVAVFTPIALDHTKRLGSTVAAIAKTKSGIIKPAAAVVSAKQTPEALAELVRAAELTESTFALEGPRDERGAFEVLKSDVAVGGQVISVRGIAGRYDDLALPLFGRHQAENAAVAIAAVESFLGNGSQPLDPEILSAGLSAATSPGRLQILANDPTILVDAAHNPHGARSLADALGEYFSFDRVVAVLAVLDDKDAAGIIRNLAPAVEHFVVTQSDSERAIDADSLAAVAVGIVGPDRVTVEPNIVSALGIARDLADEAESGGVVVTGSITLVGDVIALTEEDGWK from the coding sequence ATGACTGACACGCCCCGACGCCCCGGCGACTACGACGGCGACGACTACGACGCGTTCGACGACGCCGACGAGTCGGACGAGACGGTCGACCCGGGCGCGCTGCCCGCCGTCTTCGGCGCGGCCGGCGACGACCTCTCGGACTTCCCGACCCTCGGCGACGACGACGAGCGCGACCGCGACGACCGCGACGACGACAAGCCGCTCGACGAGTCGTCGCCCGAAGACGCCGCGGCCGCCCAGCGGGTGTGGGAGGAGCTCCTCGCCCGCGTCGGCGAGCAGGCCCCGCAGCCTCGGCTCGGTGCCACGCGCCGCGCCGTCGAGCTGCTCGGCGACCCGCAGCGCTCGTACCCCGTGATCCACATCACCGGCACGAACGGCAAGACGTCGACGAGTCGCATGATCGAGAGCATCCTGCGCGCCTATGGCCTCCGCACCGGCCTCATGACCAGCCCGCACCTGGTGAAGGTCAACGAGCGGATCGTCATCGACGGCAGGCCGATCTCCGACGCCGCGCTGGCCGCGAACTGGGCCGACATCCAGCCCTACCTCCTCATGGTCGACACCGAGCTCACGGCCGCCGCCGAGCAGCCGCTCACCTACTTCGAGGCGCTGACCGTGCTCGCCTTCGCGTCGTTCGCCGACGCCCCGGTCGACGTGGTCGTGCTGGAGGTCGGCATGGGCGGCGAGTGGGACTCCACGAACGTCGCCGACGGCCAGGTCGCCGTCTTCACGCCGATCGCTCTTGACCACACGAAGCGCCTCGGCTCGACCGTGGCCGCGATCGCGAAGACGAAGTCGGGCATCATCAAGCCCGCTGCCGCCGTCGTGTCGGCGAAGCAGACGCCCGAGGCGCTCGCCGAGCTGGTTCGCGCCGCCGAGCTCACCGAGTCGACGTTCGCGCTCGAGGGGCCGCGCGACGAGCGCGGCGCCTTCGAGGTCCTGAAGTCGGACGTCGCCGTGGGCGGCCAGGTCATCTCCGTGCGCGGCATCGCCGGGCGCTACGACGACCTCGCCCTGCCCCTGTTCGGCCGTCACCAGGCCGAGAACGCCGCCGTCGCGATCGCCGCCGTCGAGTCGTTCCTCGGCAACGGGTCGCAGCCGCTCGACCCCGAGATACTCTCGGCCGGCCTGAGTGCGGCGACATCGCCCGGCCGACTGCAGATTCTGGCGAACGACCCCACGATCCTGGTCGATGCGGCCCACAATCCGCACGGCGCGCGGTCGCTGGCGGACGCCCTGGGGGAGTACTTCTCGTTCGACCGCGTCGTGGCCGTGCTCGCGGTGCTCGACGACAAGGACGCCGCGGGCATCATCCGCAACCTCGCGCCGGCCGTCGAGCACTTCGTCGTGACGCAGTCCGACTCCGAGCGGGCGATCGACGCCGACAGCCTCGCCGCAGTCGCAGTCGGTATCGTGGGGCCCGATCGGGTGACCGTCGAGCCGAACATCGTCTCGGCGCTCGGGATCGCGCGCGACCTGGCCGACGAGGCCGAGAGCGGAGGCGTGGTCGTCACCGGTTCGATCACCCTCGTCGGCGACGTGATCGCCCTCACCGAAGAAGACGGATGGAAATGA
- a CDS encoding DUF4233 domain-containing protein produces the protein MTETGPSVAPGRTRRPRRDRTLVESLLLIMLALEACVLFFIVLNVAGAAIVSWPVAILGGAAFFALMAIAAWGMRWRWGVVLGCAIQVLLVLTGLLVVLMYVVAAIFLGIWIFCLVKGTQIDRRNAAIRAWMEANPGLDPRDYQ, from the coding sequence ATGACCGAGACCGGCCCGAGTGTCGCTCCCGGGCGCACCCGGCGTCCGCGTCGCGACCGTACCCTGGTCGAGAGCCTCCTCCTGATCATGCTGGCGCTCGAGGCCTGCGTGCTGTTCTTCATCGTCCTGAACGTCGCAGGAGCAGCGATCGTCTCCTGGCCGGTCGCAATCCTCGGCGGTGCCGCGTTCTTCGCCCTCATGGCGATCGCCGCGTGGGGCATGCGCTGGCGCTGGGGAGTCGTGCTCGGCTGCGCCATCCAGGTGCTTCTCGTGCTCACCGGCCTGCTCGTCGTGCTCATGTACGTCGTCGCGGCGATCTTCCTCGGCATCTGGATCTTCTGCCTCGTCAAGGGCACCCAGATCGACCGGCGCAACGCCGCCATCCGCGCCTGGATGGAGGCCAACCCCGGCCTCGACCCGCGCGACTACCAGTAG
- a CDS encoding TetR/AcrR family transcriptional regulator — MTSTPAGRSGRPRRSSAEILADAASELFLENGYAGTTVDQIAQRAGVSRATFFNYFAGKADLLWLDLDASLARLPEALRSPAVRELPVVASVQAALVDVARAHDDERVPWALTQAEAMRLGDDLVASGAARFVAQHQLVAAYVAQRRGERPDDVWPQVVSSTLLAAAGAAVVSWARAGIGRGPLVASVEPAVAPVARGLAAALGE; from the coding sequence GTGACCTCCACTCCAGCCGGACGCAGCGGGCGGCCCCGACGGTCGTCGGCCGAGATCCTCGCCGACGCCGCCAGCGAGCTCTTCCTCGAGAACGGCTACGCGGGCACGACCGTCGACCAGATCGCCCAGCGCGCCGGTGTCAGCCGTGCCACGTTCTTCAACTACTTCGCCGGCAAGGCCGACCTCCTCTGGCTCGACCTCGACGCGAGCCTCGCCCGGCTCCCCGAGGCGCTTCGATCGCCGGCCGTCCGCGAGCTGCCCGTCGTCGCGTCGGTCCAAGCCGCCCTCGTCGACGTGGCGCGCGCGCACGACGACGAGCGCGTCCCGTGGGCGCTCACGCAGGCCGAGGCGATGCGCCTCGGAGACGACCTCGTCGCCTCCGGCGCGGCCCGCTTCGTGGCCCAGCACCAGCTCGTCGCCGCCTACGTCGCACAGCGGCGCGGGGAACGCCCCGACGACGTCTGGCCGCAGGTCGTCTCCTCGACGCTCCTCGCCGCCGCGGGCGCGGCCGTGGTCTCCTGGGCCCGAGCGGGCATCGGCCGCGGCCCGCTGGTCGCCTCCGTGGAGCCGGCCGTGGCGCCCGTCGCCCGAGGTCTCGCCGCCGCGCTCGGGGAGTGA
- a CDS encoding vitamin K epoxide reductase family protein, with protein MSSRTASAQAATETTDRRTGAPRVVAILLMIAGCVGFYGSFKLVVEKYDLLEHPNQALGCDINPFVSCSTVIDSWQSHIFGFPNPILGVAGFAAPIGVAIGVLAGMKVARWYWVAFNIGLGLAWVFVTFLFTQTVFFIGALCPWCMLVWSVTIPMFWVFTVWNIAHGNITRNEGARRAMKSFLPFSWTIPVANALVIVVIILTHFPLLLRTLF; from the coding sequence GTGTCGTCACGAACCGCTTCCGCGCAGGCCGCAACCGAGACCACCGACCGTCGTACCGGGGCCCCGCGAGTCGTCGCGATCCTGCTCATGATCGCAGGATGCGTGGGTTTCTACGGCTCCTTCAAGCTCGTCGTCGAGAAGTACGACCTCCTGGAGCACCCCAACCAGGCGCTCGGCTGCGACATCAACCCGTTCGTCTCCTGCTCGACGGTGATCGACTCGTGGCAGTCGCACATCTTCGGGTTCCCGAACCCGATCCTCGGCGTCGCGGGCTTCGCCGCGCCGATCGGGGTCGCGATCGGCGTGCTCGCGGGCATGAAGGTGGCCCGCTGGTACTGGGTCGCCTTCAACATCGGCCTCGGCCTCGCCTGGGTCTTCGTGACGTTCCTGTTCACGCAGACGGTGTTCTTCATCGGCGCCCTGTGCCCCTGGTGCATGCTCGTCTGGTCGGTGACCATCCCGATGTTCTGGGTGTTCACCGTGTGGAACATCGCGCACGGCAACATCACCCGGAACGAGGGCGCCAGGCGGGCGATGAAGTCGTTCCTGCCGTTCTCCTGGACGATCCCCGTGGCGAACGCCCTGGTCATCGTGGTGATCATCCTCACCCACTTCCCGCTGCTCCTGCGCACGCTGTTCTGA
- the ileS gene encoding isoleucine--tRNA ligase, which translates to MAPQYRDIAASPSFPDVEKGILAFWKGDDTFRESVRQREGCDEWVFYDGPPFANGLPHYGHLLTGYAKDVFPRFQTMRGKQVHRRFGWDTHGLPAELEAMRQLGITEKHEIDDMGIAEFNAVARKSVLEYTGEWQEYVTRQARWVDFENDYKTLDITFMESVLWAFKTLHDKGLAYEGFRVLPYCWHDETPLSNHELRMDDDVYKMRQDQTVTVTFPLVGEKAEALGLTGVKALAWTTTPWTLPTNLALAVGPDIEYSVVPSGPQGAGDGSEEGVSDYLLATDTIAAYAKDLGYVSADEALAAVSRSVTGADLRGVDYDRLWDFYADTEKWGTENAWQILVADYVATGEGTGIVHQAPAYGEDDQAVCSAAGIPTVISVDEGAKFLPMFGEVAGLQVFEANRPLTQKLRSEGRLLRQASYEHSYPHCWRCRNPLIYKAVSSWFVRVTDYRDRMEQLNQEITWVPENVKDGQFGKWVSGARDWSVSRNRYWGSPIPVWKSDDPSYPRVDVYGSLADLERDFGRLPLNADGQPDLHRPYIDDLTRPNPDDPTGKSTMRRIEDVFDVWFDSGSMPFAQVHYPFENREWFDSHNPADFIVEYIGQTRGWFYVMHALATPLFDRPAFSNVISHGIVLGSDGQKMSKSLRNYPNVNEVFDRDGADAMRWFLMSSSVIRGGNLIVTEEGIREATRQFLLPLWSTYYFFTLYSNAAAGAGDTSGYRATWRTDSDDVLDRYLLAKTRRLIDDVAADLEALDSPLATAKLRDFADVLTNWYVRRSRDRFWAGTDTRAFDTLYTVLETVTRVAAPLAPLVAEEVWKGLTGGRSVHLEDWPDASAFPADDALVDAMDAVREVASAGLALRKATNRRVRLPLPELTVVSADPAALEPFAAILRDELNVKKVTLATLTEESLGEYGVARKLTVNARAAGPRIGKQVQQVIPAAKKGDWQPSGENVVVGGVELLPGEFTLELTVADEAGALSFVGDGGFVLLDTATTPELEAEGLARDVIRAVQQARRDAGLDVSDRIRLALGVDAVSEAAVEAHRDLITGETLTLSLETDLYLSAPDGAVPVGDGGTITVKVAKHD; encoded by the coding sequence ATGGCACCGCAGTACCGCGACATCGCCGCCTCGCCGAGCTTCCCCGACGTCGAGAAGGGCATCCTCGCCTTCTGGAAGGGCGACGACACCTTCCGCGAGTCGGTCCGGCAGCGCGAGGGCTGCGACGAGTGGGTCTTCTACGACGGCCCGCCGTTCGCCAACGGCCTGCCGCACTACGGCCACCTCCTCACCGGCTACGCGAAGGACGTGTTCCCGCGCTTCCAGACGATGCGCGGCAAGCAGGTGCACCGCCGCTTCGGCTGGGACACCCACGGCCTGCCCGCCGAGCTCGAGGCGATGCGCCAGCTCGGCATCACCGAGAAGCACGAGATCGACGACATGGGCATCGCCGAGTTCAACGCGGTCGCCCGCAAGAGCGTCCTCGAGTACACGGGGGAGTGGCAGGAGTACGTCACCCGCCAGGCCCGCTGGGTCGACTTCGAGAACGACTACAAGACCCTCGACATCACGTTCATGGAGAGCGTGCTGTGGGCGTTCAAGACGCTCCACGACAAGGGGCTCGCCTACGAGGGCTTCCGCGTGCTGCCGTACTGCTGGCACGACGAGACGCCGCTGTCGAACCACGAGCTGCGCATGGACGACGACGTCTACAAGATGCGGCAGGATCAGACGGTCACCGTCACCTTCCCCCTCGTCGGCGAGAAAGCCGAGGCCCTGGGGCTCACCGGCGTGAAGGCCCTCGCCTGGACCACGACGCCCTGGACCCTGCCGACCAACCTCGCGCTCGCCGTCGGCCCCGACATCGAGTACTCCGTCGTGCCGAGCGGGCCGCAGGGCGCCGGCGACGGCTCCGAGGAGGGCGTCTCCGACTACCTCCTGGCGACCGACACCATCGCCGCCTACGCGAAGGACCTCGGCTACGTCTCGGCCGACGAGGCGCTCGCGGCCGTGTCGCGCTCGGTCACGGGCGCCGACCTCCGCGGCGTCGACTACGACCGCCTCTGGGACTTCTACGCCGACACCGAGAAGTGGGGCACCGAGAACGCCTGGCAGATCCTCGTCGCCGACTACGTCGCCACCGGCGAGGGCACCGGCATCGTCCACCAGGCGCCGGCCTACGGCGAGGACGACCAGGCGGTCTGCTCCGCGGCGGGCATCCCCACGGTCATCTCGGTCGACGAGGGCGCGAAGTTCCTGCCGATGTTCGGCGAGGTCGCCGGGCTCCAGGTGTTCGAGGCGAACCGGCCCCTGACTCAGAAGCTGAGGAGCGAGGGCCGGCTCCTGCGCCAGGCCAGCTATGAGCACAGCTACCCGCACTGCTGGCGGTGCCGGAACCCGCTGATCTACAAGGCGGTCTCGAGCTGGTTCGTGCGCGTCACCGACTACCGCGACCGCATGGAGCAGCTGAACCAGGAGATCACCTGGGTTCCCGAGAACGTCAAGGACGGCCAGTTCGGCAAGTGGGTCTCCGGCGCCCGCGACTGGTCGGTGTCGCGGAACCGCTACTGGGGCTCGCCGATCCCGGTGTGGAAGAGCGACGACCCGTCGTATCCCAGGGTCGACGTCTACGGCTCGCTGGCCGACCTCGAGCGCGACTTCGGCCGGCTGCCGCTGAACGCCGACGGCCAGCCCGACCTGCACCGCCCGTACATCGACGACCTGACCCGCCCGAACCCCGACGACCCGACGGGGAAGTCGACGATGCGCCGCATCGAGGATGTCTTCGACGTCTGGTTCGACTCGGGCTCGATGCCGTTCGCCCAGGTGCACTACCCGTTCGAGAACCGCGAATGGTTCGACAGCCACAACCCCGCCGACTTCATCGTCGAGTACATCGGGCAGACCCGCGGCTGGTTCTACGTCATGCACGCGCTCGCCACGCCGCTCTTCGACCGCCCGGCGTTCTCGAACGTCATCAGCCACGGCATCGTGCTCGGCTCCGACGGACAGAAGATGTCGAAGTCCCTCCGCAACTACCCGAACGTCAACGAGGTCTTCGACCGAGACGGCGCCGACGCGATGCGCTGGTTCCTCATGTCGAGCTCCGTGATCCGCGGCGGCAACCTCATCGTCACCGAGGAGGGCATCCGCGAAGCGACGAGGCAGTTCCTGCTTCCGCTCTGGTCGACGTACTACTTCTTCACGCTGTACTCGAACGCGGCCGCAGGAGCAGGCGACACCTCGGGGTACCGAGCCACCTGGCGCACCGACTCCGACGACGTGCTCGACCGCTACCTCCTCGCCAAGACGCGCCGCCTCATCGACGACGTCGCCGCCGACCTGGAGGCGCTCGACTCGCCGCTCGCGACCGCGAAGCTCCGCGACTTCGCCGACGTCCTCACCAACTGGTACGTGAGGCGCTCGCGCGACCGCTTCTGGGCCGGCACCGACACGCGCGCCTTCGACACGCTCTACACCGTGCTCGAGACCGTGACGCGCGTCGCGGCCCCGCTCGCGCCGCTGGTCGCCGAGGAGGTCTGGAAGGGCCTCACCGGCGGCCGCAGCGTGCACCTGGAGGACTGGCCGGACGCCTCGGCGTTCCCCGCCGACGACGCGCTTGTCGACGCCATGGACGCCGTGCGCGAGGTCGCGTCGGCCGGGCTGGCGCTGCGGAAGGCGACGAACAGGCGAGTGCGGCTGCCTCTGCCGGAGCTCACGGTGGTCTCCGCGGATCCTGCGGCCCTCGAGCCGTTCGCCGCGATCCTCCGCGACGAGCTCAACGTCAAGAAGGTCACTCTCGCGACCCTGACCGAGGAGAGCCTCGGCGAGTACGGCGTGGCCCGCAAGCTGACCGTCAACGCGCGCGCCGCGGGGCCCAGGATCGGCAAGCAGGTGCAGCAGGTGATCCCGGCCGCCAAGAAGGGCGACTGGCAGCCCAGCGGCGAGAACGTGGTCGTCGGTGGAGTCGAGCTGCTGCCCGGCGAGTTCACGCTCGAGCTCACCGTGGCCGACGAGGCCGGCGCGCTCTCGTTCGTGGGCGACGGCGGTTTCGTGCTGCTCGACACCGCGACGACACCCGAGCTCGAAGCCGAGGGGCTCGCCCGCGACGTCATCCGCGCCGTGCAGCAGGCCCGCCGCGACGCCGGACTCGACGTGAGCGACCGGATCCGGCTGGCGCTCGGCGTCGACGCGGTCTCCGAGGCCGCCGTCGAGGCGCACCGCGACCTCATCACGGGCGAGACCCTCACGCTCTCGCTCGAGACCGACCTCTACCTGTCGGCCCCCGACGGCGCCGTGCCCGTGGGCGACGGCGGCACGATCACTGTGAAGGTGGCCAAGCATGACTGA
- the ndk gene encoding nucleoside-diphosphate kinase: protein MADLEETLVLVKPDGVARNLTGEILRRIEQKGYGLVDIKLVEADRALLAAHYEEHVGKPFYEPLVEFMESGPIVAIRVEGNGVIAGFRSLAGATDPTSAAPGTIRGDLGRDWGLKVQQNLVHGSDSPESAARELALWFA from the coding sequence ATGGCCGACCTCGAAGAAACCCTCGTGCTCGTCAAGCCCGACGGCGTCGCCCGCAACCTGACCGGCGAGATCCTGCGTCGCATCGAGCAGAAGGGCTACGGACTCGTCGACATCAAGCTCGTCGAGGCCGACCGCGCGCTGCTCGCAGCGCATTACGAGGAGCACGTCGGCAAGCCGTTCTACGAGCCGCTCGTGGAGTTCATGGAGTCCGGCCCCATCGTCGCCATCCGCGTCGAGGGCAACGGGGTCATCGCCGGCTTCCGGTCGCTCGCAGGAGCAACCGACCCCACCTCCGCCGCGCCCGGCACCATCCGCGGCGACCTCGGCCGCGACTGGGGCCTCAAGGTGCAGCAGAACCTCGTGCACGGCTCCGACTCGCCCGAGTCGGCCGCGCGCGAGCTCGCGCTCTGGTTCGCGTAG
- a CDS encoding LPXTG cell wall anchor domain-containing protein, translating into MNAFSKRKASAFRTAVAVPATLLIGLGGTALAASPALADSAPADSSTTATAPADPAATASTPTDGAVSDGQGATDPATAPASPAAPSAPAPTQATPPAPVSRVAAAAPTDLTVTSPVPDDDTGVVTIHGPRTFTIEGTAPVGSKLEVTDSDGDVVAHTTTTATTFSIPVTFTADDGYDQFISVYGTSGKKDLTEDDFEVVFDAPQSPTPTITSPTGTVVYETTYAPFFDAPMDVVEVSGTGQPGDSIGIEFDQTDDQGDTSSSFSFDGSTVAVDGTWTVEADVPDFGTWTMSAVQTTLNEQGDETSVESDPSNTVQTTFDEKAGTVAPPLISQPSYGDGSFLSAFDTTRASIQQEITHPARTQSAKTAAAKVRHTDLATKGSRLKAAAASGVGGLGVASGDDGDESIDPTIAQIGIPVVGRADAAKPGLVDFTVSGTGTPGDDIVLYGEDGDIALSYFGDLYPSFFEGFQNGQTPLPPVSNTPAVPAVKTTGGSSGDPAATASLPADDGSIVVKADGTWSTTLSRKPGEYIVTAFAVDQSAHYSVAGPDILVHLTGDPAVAPAATGPELAFTGSQHSTAIGLGGLAAIVAGGAMMLFSRRRRAAAAVATPAED; encoded by the coding sequence GTGAACGCATTCTCGAAGCGGAAGGCCTCTGCCTTCCGGACGGCCGTCGCCGTCCCCGCGACCCTCCTCATCGGCCTCGGCGGCACCGCGCTCGCGGCGTCGCCGGCGCTCGCCGACTCCGCACCGGCGGACTCGTCGACGACCGCGACGGCTCCGGCCGACCCGGCGGCCACCGCGTCGACGCCGACCGACGGCGCCGTCTCGGACGGCCAGGGGGCGACCGACCCGGCTACCGCGCCGGCGTCGCCGGCCGCACCCTCGGCTCCTGCCCCCACTCAGGCCACGCCGCCCGCGCCCGTGTCTCGCGTGGCCGCCGCGGCCCCGACCGACCTCACCGTCACGTCTCCCGTGCCCGACGACGACACGGGCGTCGTGACGATCCACGGCCCGCGAACCTTCACGATCGAGGGCACCGCTCCGGTCGGCTCGAAGCTCGAGGTCACCGACTCCGACGGCGACGTCGTCGCCCACACGACGACGACCGCGACGACGTTCTCGATCCCGGTCACGTTCACCGCCGACGACGGGTACGACCAGTTCATCAGCGTGTACGGCACCTCCGGCAAGAAGGACCTCACGGAGGACGACTTCGAGGTCGTCTTCGACGCGCCCCAGAGCCCCACGCCGACGATCACGAGCCCCACGGGCACCGTCGTGTACGAGACGACCTACGCACCGTTCTTCGACGCTCCGATGGACGTCGTCGAGGTGTCGGGCACGGGCCAGCCGGGCGACAGCATCGGCATCGAGTTCGACCAGACGGACGACCAGGGCGACACGTCGTCGAGCTTCTCGTTCGACGGCTCGACGGTCGCGGTCGACGGCACGTGGACGGTCGAGGCCGACGTGCCCGACTTCGGCACGTGGACGATGTCGGCCGTGCAGACGACTCTCAACGAGCAGGGCGACGAGACCTCGGTCGAGTCGGACCCGTCGAACACCGTCCAGACGACCTTCGACGAGAAGGCCGGGACGGTCGCCCCGCCGCTCATCAGCCAGCCCTCGTACGGCGACGGGTCGTTCCTCAGCGCCTTCGACACGACCCGCGCGTCCATCCAGCAGGAGATCACGCACCCCGCACGCACTCAGTCGGCCAAGACCGCTGCCGCGAAGGTGCGCCACACCGACCTCGCCACGAAGGGCTCGCGTCTGAAGGCGGCCGCGGCCTCCGGCGTGGGCGGTCTGGGAGTCGCCTCGGGTGACGACGGTGACGAGTCGATCGATCCGACCATCGCCCAGATCGGCATCCCGGTGGTCGGCCGTGCCGACGCCGCGAAGCCCGGCCTCGTCGACTTCACGGTCTCGGGCACCGGCACCCCCGGCGACGACATCGTGCTCTACGGCGAGGACGGCGACATCGCCCTCAGCTACTTCGGCGACCTCTACCCGTCGTTCTTCGAGGGCTTCCAGAACGGGCAGACTCCGCTCCCGCCCGTGTCGAACACCCCGGCGGTCCCGGCCGTGAAGACCACGGGCGGCTCGTCGGGCGACCCGGCGGCCACCGCGTCGCTGCCCGCCGACGACGGCTCGATCGTGGTCAAGGCCGACGGCACGTGGTCGACCACCCTGTCGCGGAAGCCCGGCGAGTACATCGTCACGGCCTTCGCCGTCGACCAGTCGGCTCACTACTCGGTCGCCGGCCCCGACATCCTCGTCCACCTCACCGGTGACCCGGCCGTCGCGCCCGCGGCCACGGGCCCCGAGCTCGCCTTCACCGGCTCGCAGCACTCGACCGCGATCGGTCTCGGCGGCCTCGCGGCCATCGTCGCGGGAGGCGCGATGATGCTCTTCTCGCGTCGTCGTCGTGCGGCGGCCGCTGTCGCGACGCCGGCGGAGGACTAG
- a CDS encoding DsbA family protein, whose product MTPPPDNGQSKRNRRDEAREKARLAREAAARKKRRNRVFAIGGSIVAAVVVVGLVIWGISANIQPAGPGPKNMASDGLLLQGNAKTGAITATKTDPIKAGGKPTATDDSKLTKTVNITVYLDYQCPYCDEFETTNASQIKTWLKSGAVTYEIHPIAILDASSLGNKYSTRAANAAACVANYEPNEFLAVNTAFFANQPQEQTNGRTDAQIIKTVQKAGATSSKIPSCITSQKFKSWVGDATNRALDDKLPNSSVSKVTGTPTVIVNGKQYSGSLTSAADFKSFVTSQASS is encoded by the coding sequence ATGACACCGCCCCCCGACAACGGCCAGAGCAAGCGCAATCGGCGCGACGAAGCCCGCGAGAAGGCCCGCCTGGCTCGCGAGGCGGCCGCCCGGAAGAAGCGTCGCAACCGCGTCTTCGCCATCGGCGGGAGCATCGTGGCCGCCGTGGTCGTGGTCGGGCTCGTCATCTGGGGAATCTCCGCCAACATCCAGCCGGCCGGGCCGGGCCCGAAGAACATGGCCAGCGACGGGCTGCTGCTCCAGGGCAACGCGAAGACCGGGGCCATCACGGCGACGAAGACCGATCCCATCAAGGCCGGCGGCAAGCCCACCGCCACCGACGACTCGAAGCTGACGAAGACCGTCAACATCACCGTCTACCTCGACTACCAGTGCCCCTACTGCGACGAGTTCGAGACGACGAACGCCTCGCAGATCAAGACCTGGCTGAAATCGGGCGCGGTCACCTACGAGATCCACCCGATCGCGATCCTCGACGCCTCGAGCCTCGGCAATAAGTACTCCACCCGGGCGGCGAACGCCGCGGCGTGCGTGGCGAACTACGAGCCGAACGAGTTCCTCGCGGTCAACACGGCGTTCTTCGCCAACCAGCCTCAAGAGCAGACCAACGGTCGAACCGACGCGCAGATCATAAAAACGGTGCAGAAGGCCGGCGCGACCAGCTCGAAGATACCGAGTTGCATCACGAGTCAGAAGTTCAAATCGTGGGTCGGAGACGCGACGAACCGCGCTCTCGACGACAAGCTCCCGAACTCGTCCGTCTCCAAGGTCACCGGCACTCCGACCGTGATCGTCAACGGCAAGCAGTACTCGGGCTCGCTGACCAGCGCGGCCGACTTCAAGTCGTTCGTGACGTCGCAGGCGTCGAGCTAG